One Chaetodon trifascialis isolate fChaTrf1 chromosome 21, fChaTrf1.hap1, whole genome shotgun sequence genomic window carries:
- the LOC139350125 gene encoding NHL repeat-containing protein 3-like: protein MFVKKRGHTCLIAFSMVSLVLLMMVLYGTLSTQQPGSHSLRHDYQLLGRPLYKLDLSWPKYSELFTGEVFGVAVNQYAGVVYVAQRGDNVPKVLVFTTDGDFLMSWNTTTLEMPHGIFLADAASSNPTVWITDVGKGQYGHCIKQYSPSGKLLKVLGTPGKAGSGFNPLQFDQPAEIFIHDSGEMYIVDGDGGMNNRLIKLSKEQELLWMHGEKGQGMAQFYIPHSVTVDNDQRVWVADRGNKRIQVFNSVTGDWLGTWGSCFTEDAPYSVRLTPDKKYFVVVQLNTNQISLLDAPPVGLIGQCRVVSVIQLADEVKPHLVDLDLKTGALYVAEIGAQQAQKFTPFSLGGSFL, encoded by the exons ATGTTTGTGAAAAAGAGAGGCCATACGTGTTTGATAGCGTTTAGTATGGTCTCATTAGTTCTGCTTATGATGGTGCTGTACGGCACGCTCAGCACCCAGCAGCCCGGCAGCCACAGCCTCAGACATGACTACCAGCTGTTGGGCAGACCCCTGTACAAACTGGACCTGAGCTGGCCCAAGTACTCCGAGCTGTTCACCGGGGAGGTGTTCGGAGTGGCCGTTAACCAGTACGCTGGAGTGGTGTATGTGGCACAGAGAG GTGACAATGTGCCTAAGGTGCTGGTGTTCACCACAGATGGAGATTTTCTCATGTCCTGGAACACAACCACCCTGGAGATGCCTCATGGGATATTTCTAGCGGACGCTGCCTCATCAAACCCCACAGTGTGGATCACAGATGTGGGGAAGGGCCAATACGGCCACTGCATCAAACAGTACTCCCCATCTGGGAAGCTCTTGAAG GTGCTTGGTACACCGGGGAAGGCGGGCTCTGGGTTTAACCCTCTACAGTTCGACCAGCCGGCTGAGATCTTCATCCATGACTCTGGAGAGATGTACATCGTGGATGGTGATGGTGGAATGAACAACCGCCTCATTAAACTGTCCAAAGAGCAGGAGCTGTTGTGGATGCACGGAGAGAAAGGACAAGGCATGGCTCAGTTCTACAtcccccacagtgtgactgtggacAACGACCAGAGGGTATGGGTTGCTGACAGAGGGAATAAGAGGATCCAGGTCTTTAACTCTGTCACCGGGGACTGGCTGGGGACTTGGGGGAGCTGCTTCACCGAGGATGCGCCTTACTCCGTCCGCCTGACCCCGGACAAGAAGTACTTTGTTGTTGTCCAGCTCAACACCAACCAGATTTCGCTGCTGGATGCTCCACCAGTGGGTTTGATTGGCCAGTGTAGAGTGGTCAGTGTGATCCAGCTGGCTGATGAAGTGAAGCCCCACCTGGTAGACCTGGACCTGAAGACAGGGGCTCTGTACGTGGCTGAGATTGGAGCTCAGCAGGCCCAGAAGTTCACCCCCTTCAGTCTGGGTGGGAGTTTCCTGTAG